The following proteins are encoded in a genomic region of Cellulomonas sp. ES6:
- a CDS encoding zinc-dependent alcohol dehydrogenase family protein translates to MRATLIHGPHDVRLEQVPDPTLQRPTDALVRVVAACVCGSDLWPYRGVRPTREPRRIGHEFVGVVEEVGADVRTLRPGQFVVAPFMVSDNTCVHCRNGVHTSCERSSGWGGPDAEGVFTDAGQGEYVRVPLADGTLVAMPDHPDDDLLPSVLALTDVMGTGHHAALSAGVRPGSTVAVVGDGAVGLCAVLAARRLGAERVVAMSRHAPRQALAREFGATDVVAERGDEGAAAVLDLLGGVGPDQVLECVGTKESMQQALDTARPGGRVGFVGVPAGGPELPVQQMFGTNVGVCGGVAPVRAHLEELARDVWSGAITPGRVFDLVLPLDQVAEGYAAMDERRAIKSMLLP, encoded by the coding sequence GTGCGCGCGACCCTCATCCACGGCCCCCACGACGTCCGCCTCGAGCAGGTCCCCGACCCGACGCTGCAGCGCCCCACCGACGCCCTCGTGCGCGTCGTCGCGGCCTGCGTGTGCGGCTCCGACCTGTGGCCCTACCGGGGCGTCCGCCCGACGCGCGAGCCGCGCCGCATCGGGCACGAGTTCGTCGGCGTGGTCGAGGAGGTCGGCGCGGACGTCCGGACCCTGCGGCCCGGGCAGTTCGTGGTCGCGCCGTTCATGGTCTCGGACAACACCTGCGTGCACTGCCGCAACGGCGTGCACACGTCGTGCGAGCGGTCGAGCGGCTGGGGCGGGCCGGACGCCGAGGGCGTGTTCACGGACGCGGGCCAGGGCGAGTACGTCCGCGTGCCGCTCGCCGACGGCACCCTCGTCGCGATGCCCGACCACCCGGACGACGACCTGCTGCCCAGCGTCCTGGCGCTGACCGACGTGATGGGCACGGGGCACCACGCGGCCCTGTCGGCGGGCGTGCGGCCGGGCTCGACGGTCGCGGTGGTCGGGGACGGCGCGGTCGGTCTGTGCGCCGTGCTCGCGGCGCGCCGGCTCGGTGCGGAGCGGGTGGTCGCGATGTCCCGGCACGCCCCGCGGCAGGCGCTGGCGCGCGAGTTCGGCGCGACCGACGTGGTCGCGGAGCGCGGCGACGAGGGCGCGGCGGCGGTCCTGGACCTGCTCGGCGGCGTGGGCCCGGACCAGGTGCTCGAGTGCGTCGGGACCAAGGAGTCCATGCAGCAGGCGCTCGACACGGCGCGGCCGGGCGGGCGAGTCGGGTTCGTCGGCGTCCCCGCCGGCGGACCGGAGCTGCCCGTGCAGCAGATGTTCGGGACCAACGTCGGCGTCTGCGGCGGTGTCGCCCCGGTGCGTGCGCACCTGGAGGAGCTCGCGCGCGACGTCTGGTCCGGGGCGATCACGCCGGGGAGGGTCTTCGACCTGGTGCTCCCGCTGGACCAGGTGGCCGAGGGCTACGCGGCGATGGACGAGCGGCGCGCGATCAAGTCGATGCTGCTGCCCTGA
- a CDS encoding SOS response-associated peptidase — MCGRYAQTRAADQLERDLAVDRILGEHRGPSWNVAPTQDVPVVLERVEDDRPQRQLRTARWGLVPSWAKDVSIGSRMINARSETVLEKPAFRKAAARRRALVPMDGYYEWQAHERGPKTPYFLHGAEPLAAAGLYELWRDHTKADDDPDRWLWSVTIITRPAADTLGHIHDRCPVLLPRPLWDDWLDPSTTAADEVGAMLVHVPEPHLTPREVGRAVGNVANDGPELVEPVHPGE, encoded by the coding sequence ATGTGTGGCCGCTACGCGCAGACCCGCGCCGCCGACCAGCTCGAGCGCGACCTCGCCGTCGACAGGATCCTCGGCGAGCACCGCGGCCCGTCCTGGAACGTCGCGCCGACGCAGGACGTCCCCGTGGTGCTCGAGCGCGTCGAGGACGACCGGCCGCAGCGCCAGCTGCGCACCGCCCGCTGGGGCCTGGTGCCGTCGTGGGCGAAGGACGTGTCGATCGGCTCCCGCATGATCAACGCGCGCTCCGAGACGGTCCTGGAGAAGCCGGCGTTCCGGAAGGCCGCCGCGCGCCGGCGGGCGCTCGTGCCGATGGACGGGTACTACGAGTGGCAGGCGCATGAGCGCGGCCCGAAGACGCCGTACTTCCTGCACGGGGCCGAGCCGCTCGCGGCCGCCGGGCTGTACGAGCTGTGGCGGGACCACACCAAGGCGGACGACGACCCCGACCGCTGGCTGTGGTCCGTCACCATCATCACGCGGCCCGCGGCCGACACCCTCGGGCACATCCACGACCGCTGCCCCGTGCTGCTCCCCCGCCCGCTGTGGGACGACTGGCTGGACCCGTCGACCACCGCGGCGGACGAGGTCGGCGCGATGCTCGTCCACGTCCCCGAGCCGCACCTGACGCCGCGCGAGGTCGGGCGCGCGGTGGGGAACGTCGCGAACGACGGCCCGGAGCTGGTGGAGCCCGTGCACCCCGGGGAGTGA
- a CDS encoding crosslink repair DNA glycosylase YcaQ family protein produces MTITSAQALAWRLHRQHLVSGAASAVDVVRRLGAVPAWSGDAELAVRRRLADPVPGAVADAVRDGDLLRTFAFRGSSHLLAAADAGVSLRVRTASRQWALRSWQEHYDLAPEDWPALLDAVHAALVDGPLTREAFADAVAAAPRFAHLRGPLLHPSMTLLKPIAWHGELCFGPVVDGTPTIASPSASPAWGGLPELDDAGRRAVVAYLGAYGPATRANLRYWLADGLSAGRARVERWTDDVLRDAATEVDLDGGPALLLREHVAEVEAAEPSDTVTLLAGHDQWVLGPGTSDTRVVPPERRAGVTRGAALVLRGGVVTGTWAARPDVLDVTWFAEAGSPPHDELTAEAGRLARLLGRTWAEVRVTTS; encoded by the coding sequence ATGACGATCACGTCCGCGCAGGCGCTGGCGTGGCGCCTGCACCGGCAGCACCTGGTGTCCGGTGCGGCGTCCGCCGTGGACGTCGTGCGCCGGCTGGGCGCCGTCCCTGCGTGGTCCGGCGACGCCGAGCTCGCCGTCCGTCGGCGGCTCGCCGACCCGGTGCCCGGCGCCGTCGCGGACGCGGTGCGCGACGGCGACCTCCTGCGCACGTTCGCCTTCCGGGGCTCGTCGCACCTGCTCGCGGCCGCCGACGCCGGCGTGTCCCTGCGCGTGCGCACCGCGAGCCGGCAGTGGGCGCTGCGGTCCTGGCAGGAGCACTACGACCTCGCACCGGAGGACTGGCCGGCGCTGCTCGACGCCGTGCACGCGGCGCTCGTCGACGGCCCCCTCACCCGGGAGGCGTTCGCGGACGCCGTCGCCGCCGCCCCGCGGTTCGCACACCTGCGGGGGCCGCTGCTGCACCCGAGCATGACCCTGCTCAAGCCGATCGCGTGGCACGGCGAGCTGTGCTTCGGGCCGGTCGTGGACGGGACACCGACGATCGCGTCCCCGTCGGCGAGCCCGGCGTGGGGCGGGCTGCCCGAGCTGGACGACGCCGGCCGCCGCGCGGTGGTCGCGTACCTCGGGGCGTACGGCCCGGCCACGCGGGCGAACCTGCGCTACTGGCTCGCGGACGGTCTCAGCGCGGGACGCGCTCGGGTGGAGCGCTGGACGGACGACGTGCTGCGCGACGCCGCCACGGAGGTCGACCTGGACGGCGGGCCCGCGCTGCTGCTGCGCGAGCACGTCGCCGAGGTCGAGGCGGCCGAGCCGTCGGACACCGTGACGCTGCTGGCGGGGCACGACCAGTGGGTGCTGGGCCCCGGGACCTCGGACACCCGGGTCGTCCCGCCGGAGCGCCGGGCGGGCGTGACCCGCGGGGCGGCGCTGGTGCTCCGCGGCGGCGTCGTCACCGGCACCTGGGCCGCCCGGCCGGACGTGCTCGACGTGACGTGGTTCGCGGAGGCGGGGTCGCCGCCGCACGACGAGCTGACCGCGGAGGCCGGGCGTCTCGCGCGGCTGCTCGGCCGGACCTGGGCGGAGGTGCGCGTCACGACGTCATGA
- a CDS encoding redoxin domain-containing protein translates to MTGGPLPEGAVAPVVTLPDTHGASVTVGGPAASATLLVFVPFAFSRTCTAELTELQDGLEELRGAGVRVLAASCDPVFALRAWAEQDGYRFDLLSDFWPHGAAARAYGVFDDAQGFARRGSFLLDADGVVRWTLVHPGGQARPFAAYREAVAGL, encoded by the coding sequence GTGACCGGCGGTCCGCTCCCCGAGGGCGCGGTCGCGCCGGTCGTCACGCTGCCCGACACCCACGGCGCGTCCGTGACCGTGGGCGGGCCGGCTGCGTCGGCGACTCTGCTGGTCTTCGTGCCGTTCGCGTTCTCGCGCACCTGCACGGCGGAGCTGACGGAGCTGCAGGACGGGCTCGAGGAACTGCGCGGCGCGGGCGTGCGCGTGCTCGCGGCGTCCTGCGACCCGGTGTTCGCGCTGCGCGCCTGGGCCGAGCAGGACGGGTACCGGTTCGACCTGCTGTCGGACTTCTGGCCGCACGGCGCCGCCGCCCGCGCGTACGGGGTGTTCGACGACGCGCAGGGCTTCGCGCGGCGCGGGTCGTTCCTGCTCGACGCCGACGGGGTGGTGCGGTGGACGCTCGTGCACCCCGGGGGGCAGGCGCGGCCGTTCGCGGCGTACCGCGAGGCGGTCGCGGGGCTCTGA
- a CDS encoding DUF3052 domain-containing protein, giving the protein MASSTDDASQGAGRLGFTSGQVVQEFGYDDDVDEDLRSGLEDITGAELVDEDYDDVVDGVVIWFRDEDGDLADTLMDAMTVLDDGGVMWVLTPKPGRGGHVGHDDIEEAATTAGLHATSTFSIAGDWSATRLGSRGRGR; this is encoded by the coding sequence GTGGCATCCAGCACGGACGACGCCTCCCAGGGGGCGGGTCGTCTCGGGTTCACCTCGGGGCAGGTGGTCCAGGAGTTCGGGTACGACGACGACGTCGACGAGGACCTGCGCTCCGGACTGGAGGACATCACCGGCGCCGAGCTGGTCGACGAGGACTACGACGACGTGGTCGACGGCGTGGTCATCTGGTTCCGCGACGAGGACGGCGACCTGGCCGACACCCTCATGGACGCCATGACCGTCCTGGACGACGGCGGCGTCATGTGGGTGCTCACGCCGAAGCCCGGGCGCGGCGGCCACGTCGGCCACGACGACATCGAGGAGGCCGCCACCACGGCCGGCCTGCACGCGACCAGCACGTTCTCCATCGCGGGGGACTGGTCCGCCACCCGGCTGGGCAGCCGCGGCCGCGGTCGCTGA
- the aceE gene encoding pyruvate dehydrogenase (acetyl-transferring), homodimeric type: MASKDERGPLINGLLSQVPDVDPEETSEWVESIDGLIDDKGGPRARYVLLSMLKRARERNVAIPADLNTPYVNTIGVHEEPYFPGDEVLERKFRSWNRWNAAVMVTRAQRPGVAVGGHISSYASVATLYEVGLNHFFRGKDHPGGGDQVYFQGHASPGVYSRAFLEGRLTEHQLDGFRQEVSHPGGGLPSYPHPRLMPDFWEFPTVSMGLGPSSAIYQAWTNKYLHLRGIKDTSQQDVWAFLGDGEMDEPESRGMLQHAAQQGLDNLTFVVNCNLQRLDGPVRGNGKIIQELEAQFRGAGWNVIKVIWGREWDALLNADKDRALVHLMNTTPDGDFQTYRAENGAFIRENFFGRDPRTKALVERMTDDEIWALKRGGHDYRKIFAAYKAAREHTGQPTVILAHTIKGYGLGSGFAGRNATHQMKKLKADELKTLRDSLHIPITDEQIDANPYLPPYYHPGQDDPAIQYLQERRRALGGYVPERRTTHKPLTLPGEKSYELLKKGSGHQEVATTMALVRLFKDLIKDKEIGPRLVPIIPDEARTFGLDSIFPSAKIFNTNGQNYLAVDRDLMLSYKESEAGQIMHTGINEAGSASAFQAVGTSYATHGEPLIPFYFYYSMFGFQRTGDQFWAAGDQMTRGFLVGATAGRTTLTGEGLQHADGHSPLLAGTMPHVVHYDPAYGYEIRHIVKDGIQRMYGEDGRDPDVIYYLTVYNEPIVQPAEPEDVDVEGILKGIYLLSPAEGDGPRAQILASGVAVPWALEAKKLLAEDWGVQAAVWSVTSWNELRRDALAAEEHAFLHPGEEEPVPYLTAKLQGAEGPFVATTDYDHLVADQVRQWVPGRYATLGADGFGFSDTRAAARRHFKIDGPSTVVRVLQQLVREGKVAPEAPAQAIERYRLYDVTAGTSGNAGGES, encoded by the coding sequence GTGGCTTCGAAGGACGAGCGCGGGCCGCTCATCAACGGCCTGCTGAGCCAGGTACCGGACGTGGACCCCGAGGAGACCTCCGAGTGGGTCGAGTCCATCGACGGGCTCATCGACGACAAGGGCGGTCCCCGGGCGCGGTACGTCCTGCTCAGCATGCTGAAGCGGGCGCGCGAGCGGAACGTGGCCATCCCGGCCGACCTCAACACCCCGTACGTCAACACCATCGGCGTGCACGAGGAGCCGTACTTCCCCGGTGACGAGGTGCTGGAGCGCAAGTTCCGGTCCTGGAACCGCTGGAACGCCGCCGTCATGGTGACGCGCGCGCAGCGGCCGGGCGTGGCGGTCGGCGGGCACATCTCCTCCTACGCGTCGGTGGCGACGCTGTACGAGGTGGGCCTCAACCACTTCTTCCGCGGCAAGGACCACCCGGGCGGCGGCGACCAGGTCTACTTCCAGGGTCACGCCTCCCCCGGCGTCTACTCCCGCGCGTTCCTCGAGGGCCGGCTGACCGAGCACCAGCTCGACGGCTTCCGCCAGGAGGTGTCGCACCCGGGTGGCGGCCTGCCGTCGTACCCGCACCCGCGGCTGATGCCGGACTTCTGGGAGTTCCCGACCGTGTCGATGGGCCTCGGCCCGTCCTCGGCGATCTACCAGGCGTGGACCAACAAGTACCTGCACCTGCGGGGCATCAAGGACACCAGCCAGCAGGACGTCTGGGCGTTCCTCGGCGACGGCGAGATGGACGAGCCGGAGTCCCGCGGCATGCTGCAGCACGCGGCGCAGCAGGGCCTCGACAACCTGACGTTCGTCGTCAACTGCAACCTGCAGCGGCTCGACGGCCCGGTGCGCGGCAACGGCAAGATCATCCAGGAGCTCGAGGCGCAGTTCCGCGGCGCCGGCTGGAACGTCATCAAGGTCATCTGGGGCCGCGAGTGGGACGCCCTGCTCAACGCGGACAAGGACCGCGCCCTGGTGCACCTGATGAACACGACGCCGGACGGCGACTTCCAGACGTACCGGGCCGAGAACGGCGCGTTCATCCGGGAGAACTTCTTCGGGCGCGACCCGCGCACCAAGGCCCTCGTCGAGCGCATGACGGACGACGAGATCTGGGCGCTCAAGCGCGGCGGCCACGACTACCGCAAGATCTTCGCGGCCTACAAGGCGGCGCGGGAGCACACCGGCCAGCCGACCGTCATCCTCGCGCACACCATCAAGGGCTACGGCCTGGGCTCGGGCTTCGCCGGGCGCAACGCCACGCACCAGATGAAGAAGCTCAAGGCCGACGAGCTCAAGACGCTGCGCGACTCGCTGCACATCCCGATCACGGACGAGCAGATCGACGCGAACCCGTACCTGCCGCCGTACTACCACCCCGGCCAGGACGACCCGGCGATCCAGTACCTGCAGGAGCGCCGCCGAGCGCTCGGCGGGTACGTGCCGGAGCGCCGCACCACGCACAAGCCGCTGACCCTCCCCGGTGAGAAGTCCTACGAGCTGCTGAAGAAGGGCTCGGGGCACCAGGAGGTCGCCACGACGATGGCCCTCGTGCGGCTGTTCAAGGACCTCATCAAGGACAAGGAGATCGGGCCGCGCCTGGTCCCGATCATCCCCGACGAGGCCCGCACGTTCGGCCTGGACTCGATCTTCCCGAGCGCGAAGATCTTCAACACCAACGGGCAGAACTACCTCGCCGTCGACCGCGACCTCATGCTCTCCTACAAGGAGTCCGAGGCCGGCCAGATCATGCACACCGGCATCAACGAGGCCGGGTCGGCGTCCGCGTTCCAGGCGGTCGGCACGTCCTACGCCACGCACGGCGAGCCGCTGATCCCGTTCTACTTCTACTACTCGATGTTCGGGTTCCAGCGGACGGGCGACCAGTTCTGGGCGGCCGGCGACCAGATGACCCGCGGGTTCCTGGTCGGCGCCACCGCCGGTCGCACGACGCTGACCGGCGAGGGCCTGCAGCACGCCGACGGCCACTCCCCGCTGCTCGCCGGGACCATGCCGCACGTCGTGCACTACGACCCGGCGTACGGGTACGAGATCCGGCACATCGTCAAGGACGGCATCCAGCGGATGTACGGCGAGGACGGCCGCGACCCCGACGTCATCTACTACCTGACGGTCTACAACGAGCCGATCGTCCAGCCGGCCGAGCCGGAGGACGTCGACGTCGAGGGGATCCTCAAGGGCATCTACCTGCTGTCCCCGGCGGAGGGCGACGGGCCGCGCGCCCAGATCCTCGCGTCCGGCGTGGCGGTGCCGTGGGCACTCGAGGCGAAGAAGCTGCTCGCGGAGGACTGGGGCGTCCAGGCCGCGGTGTGGTCCGTGACCTCCTGGAACGAGCTGCGTCGCGACGCGCTCGCTGCCGAGGAGCACGCGTTCCTGCACCCGGGCGAGGAGGAGCCGGTGCCGTACCTCACGGCGAAGCTCCAGGGCGCCGAGGGCCCGTTCGTCGCGACCACGGACTACGACCACCTCGTGGCCGACCAGGTGCGGCAGTGGGTCCCGGGCCGGTACGCCACGCTCGGCGCCGACGGGTTCGGGTTCTCCGACACCCGCGCTGCCGCCCGCCGGCACTTCAAGATCGACGGCCCGTCGACCGTGGTCCGCGTCCTGCAGCAGCTCGTCCGCGAGGGGAAGGTCGCGCCGGAGGCCCCGGCGCAGGCCATCGAGCGGTACCGGCTGTACGACGTCACCGCCGGCACGTCCGGCAACGCGGGCGGCGAGTCCTGA
- a CDS encoding helix-turn-helix domain-containing protein: protein MAEPRRTSAAPATTSSTTTATRPQDAPAGKGAPADAAPAPAPAPAPAPEGLSPARTRTRAGRIATAPDATNGETLRRVREGGGVLAAAAMRRLDEDLDWYRALPADDRSWVGLVAQAGITAFVTWFADPSKPPHGVGEIFATAPPELTRSISLQHTLQLVRVVVDVVEEHANRLAAPGGERDLLEAVLRYSREVAFSAAEVYARAAEMRGAWDARLEALVVDALLRGDVDDSLRSRVAALGWSGRGRTLVVVGTTASPLDDVRTSDLRRATRRAADDALVGIQGDRLVVFLGGTGDLREAATSLIPRFGPGPVVLGPTGDDLADAARSARAALAGLAAVAAWPQAPRPVLADDLLPERVLVGDASAREVLVRQAYVPLLASTGSLLETLTAYLAAGRSLEAAARTLYVHPNTVRYRLRRVAEVTGWDPLDPREAYVLQQALAVGRLDHP from the coding sequence ATGGCCGAGCCCCGCCGGACGTCCGCGGCACCCGCGACGACCTCCTCGACGACGACCGCGACACGACCGCAGGACGCACCAGCCGGCAAGGGCGCCCCCGCCGACGCCGCACCCGCGCCGGCGCCCGCGCCGGCACCCGCGCCGGAGGGGCTCTCCCCCGCCCGCACCCGCACGCGCGCCGGCCGCATCGCCACGGCGCCCGACGCCACCAACGGCGAGACGCTGCGTCGCGTGCGCGAGGGCGGCGGCGTGCTCGCGGCGGCGGCGATGCGGCGGCTCGACGAGGACCTGGACTGGTACCGGGCGCTGCCGGCCGACGACCGGTCGTGGGTCGGGCTCGTCGCGCAGGCCGGCATCACGGCGTTCGTGACGTGGTTCGCCGATCCCTCCAAGCCGCCGCACGGCGTCGGCGAGATCTTCGCGACCGCCCCGCCGGAGCTGACCCGCTCCATCTCCCTGCAGCACACCCTCCAGCTCGTGCGCGTCGTCGTGGACGTCGTCGAGGAGCACGCGAACCGGCTGGCGGCACCCGGCGGCGAGCGCGACCTGCTGGAGGCGGTGCTGCGGTACTCCCGCGAGGTCGCGTTCTCCGCGGCGGAGGTCTACGCCCGGGCCGCCGAGATGCGCGGGGCGTGGGACGCCCGGCTCGAGGCGCTGGTCGTGGACGCGCTGCTGCGCGGGGACGTGGACGACTCGCTGCGCTCCCGCGTCGCGGCGCTCGGCTGGAGCGGCCGCGGTCGCACCCTGGTCGTCGTCGGGACCACGGCGTCCCCGCTGGACGACGTCCGGACCTCGGACCTGCGGCGCGCCACCCGGCGGGCCGCCGACGACGCGCTGGTCGGCATCCAGGGCGACCGGCTCGTGGTGTTCCTCGGCGGCACGGGCGACCTGCGGGAGGCCGCGACGTCGCTCATCCCGCGGTTCGGCCCCGGTCCCGTGGTGCTCGGGCCCACGGGCGACGACCTGGCCGACGCCGCGCGCTCCGCCCGGGCCGCGCTCGCCGGCCTCGCCGCGGTCGCCGCCTGGCCGCAGGCGCCGCGTCCGGTGCTCGCCGACGACCTGCTGCCGGAGCGGGTGCTCGTCGGGGACGCGTCCGCGCGGGAGGTGCTGGTGCGGCAGGCGTACGTCCCGCTGCTCGCCAGCACCGGGTCGCTGCTGGAGACGCTGACGGCGTACCTGGCGGCCGGCCGGTCGCTGGAGGCCGCCGCGCGCACCCTCTACGTGCACCCCAACACGGTCCGGTACCGCCTCCGTCGCGTCGCGGAGGTCACCGGATGGGACCCGCTCGACCCCCGCGAGGCGTACGTCCTGCAGCAGGCCCTGGCGGTCGGCCGCCTCGACCACCCCTGA
- a CDS encoding ACP S-malonyltransferase, which translates to MLAIVCPGQGAQTPGMLAPWLELPGTADRLAVLSEAADVDLASHGTTSDADTIRDTAVAQPLIVSASLLALRALEDEAGAPVLPDATAGHSVGEFAAAAVAGVFDDAGAVGLVSHRARFMAEAAAAERTGMTAVLGGDPDEVAAAIEAAGLWPANVNGGGQTVAAGSLEAIARFQENPPARARVVPLQVAGAFHTPYMQSALDAFGAVAAGWTSAAPRTALLSNADGTAYGPDATGADVVARLVSQIASPVRWDLCQATLAELGVTGLLELAPGGVLKGLARRSLPGVETVAITSPADLPAARDLVARHLTAAGGPVPDQPAPSDDSRENAQ; encoded by the coding sequence GTGCTCGCGATCGTCTGCCCCGGACAGGGCGCCCAGACCCCCGGCATGCTCGCCCCCTGGCTCGAGCTGCCCGGCACCGCCGACCGCCTCGCGGTCCTGTCGGAGGCCGCCGACGTCGACCTGGCGTCCCACGGCACGACGTCGGACGCCGACACCATCCGGGACACGGCGGTCGCCCAGCCGCTGATCGTCTCCGCCTCGCTGCTCGCGCTGCGGGCGCTGGAGGACGAGGCGGGCGCCCCGGTGCTGCCGGACGCGACCGCCGGCCACTCCGTCGGCGAGTTCGCCGCCGCGGCCGTGGCGGGCGTGTTCGACGACGCCGGCGCCGTGGGCCTGGTGTCGCACCGCGCGCGGTTCATGGCGGAGGCCGCGGCCGCCGAGCGGACGGGCATGACCGCGGTGCTGGGCGGCGACCCGGACGAGGTCGCCGCGGCGATCGAGGCCGCGGGCCTGTGGCCGGCGAACGTCAACGGCGGCGGCCAGACGGTCGCCGCGGGGTCGCTCGAGGCCATCGCCCGGTTCCAGGAGAACCCGCCGGCCCGGGCACGCGTCGTGCCGCTGCAGGTCGCCGGCGCGTTCCACACCCCCTACATGCAGAGCGCGCTCGACGCGTTCGGCGCGGTCGCCGCCGGCTGGACGAGCGCGGCGCCCCGCACCGCCCTGCTGAGCAACGCCGACGGCACGGCGTACGGCCCGGACGCCACGGGCGCCGACGTCGTGGCGCGCCTGGTGTCGCAGATCGCCTCGCCGGTCCGCTGGGACCTGTGCCAGGCGACGCTCGCGGAGCTCGGGGTCACCGGCCTGCTGGAGCTCGCCCCGGGAGGTGTGCTCAAGGGCCTGGCCCGGCGTAGCCTGCCCGGGGTGGAGACGGTCGCGATCACGTCGCCGGCCGACCTGCCCGCCGCCCGCGACCTCGTGGCCCGCCACCTGACGGCCGCCGGTGGCCCGGTGCCCGACCAGCCCGCACCGTCCGACGACTCCCGGGAGAACGCCCAGTGA
- a CDS encoding beta-ketoacyl-ACP synthase III — MTRPTLTQATGPAHTRILGLGAARGENVVPNDDLVGPIDSSDEWIRQRTGIVTRTRAGADTDVLDLAERAGRQAIENAGLQGSDIDAVILATVTYFHQTPSGAAILADRLGATPAAAFDVSAACAGYCYGIGQADALVRAGAARHVLVIGAEKMSDFIDPTDRSISFLLGDGAGAVVIGPSDTPGIGPTVWGSDGAQAQAIRQTHSWIDVRDNGAGWPTLRQEGPSVFKWAVWQMAPVAQKALDAAGVTADQIDAFIPHQANMRIIDQMIKQLKLPETVAVARDIADTGNTSAASIPLATERLLREGQVSSGALALQIGFGAGLVYAAQVVVLP, encoded by the coding sequence GTGACCCGCCCCACCCTGACCCAGGCCACCGGCCCCGCCCACACGCGGATCCTCGGCCTGGGCGCCGCGCGCGGCGAGAACGTCGTGCCGAACGACGACCTCGTCGGCCCGATCGACTCCTCCGACGAGTGGATCCGGCAGCGCACCGGCATCGTCACGCGGACCCGCGCGGGCGCCGACACCGACGTGCTGGACCTCGCGGAGCGCGCCGGCCGGCAGGCCATCGAGAACGCCGGCCTGCAGGGCTCCGACATCGACGCCGTCATCCTGGCGACGGTCACGTACTTCCACCAGACCCCGTCGGGCGCCGCGATCCTCGCGGACCGGCTGGGCGCGACGCCCGCCGCGGCGTTCGACGTCTCGGCCGCCTGCGCCGGCTACTGCTACGGCATCGGCCAGGCTGACGCCCTCGTGCGCGCGGGCGCGGCCCGCCACGTGCTCGTCATCGGCGCGGAGAAGATGAGCGACTTCATCGACCCGACCGACCGCAGCATCTCGTTCCTGCTGGGCGACGGCGCCGGCGCGGTCGTGATCGGCCCGTCCGACACCCCCGGCATCGGCCCGACCGTGTGGGGCTCCGACGGCGCGCAGGCGCAGGCCATCCGCCAGACGCACTCCTGGATCGACGTCCGGGACAACGGCGCCGGCTGGCCGACGCTGCGCCAGGAGGGCCCGAGCGTCTTCAAGTGGGCGGTGTGGCAGATGGCCCCCGTCGCGCAGAAGGCCCTGGACGCCGCCGGCGTGACCGCCGACCAGATCGACGCGTTCATCCCGCACCAGGCGAACATGCGGATCATCGACCAGATGATCAAGCAGCTCAAGCTCCCCGAGACCGTGGCCGTGGCCCGCGACATCGCGGACACCGGCAACACCTCGGCGGCGTCGATCCCCCTCGCGACGGAGCGCCTCCTGCGCGAGGGCCAGGTGTCGAGCGGCGCGCTCGCCCTGCAGATCGGCTTCGGCGCGGGCCTCGTCTACGCCGCCCAGGTGGTCGTGCTGCCCTGA
- a CDS encoding acyl carrier protein, whose product MAHSEQEILAGLAEIVSEETGLPTDSVLPEKSFTDDLDIDSLSMMTIVTLAEEKFEVRIPDDEVKNLATVGDAVSFISNAQA is encoded by the coding sequence ATGGCGCACAGCGAGCAGGAGATCCTGGCCGGTCTGGCCGAGATCGTCAGCGAGGAGACCGGCCTGCCGACCGACTCGGTCCTGCCCGAGAAGTCGTTCACGGACGACCTCGACATCGACTCGCTGTCGATGATGACGATCGTCACGCTGGCCGAGGAGAAGTTCGAGGTCCGCATCCCCGACGACGAGGTCAAGAACCTCGCGACCGTCGGCGACGCGGTGTCGTTCATCTCGAACGCCCAGGCCTGA